In Ovis canadensis isolate MfBH-ARS-UI-01 breed Bighorn chromosome 15, ARS-UI_OviCan_v2, whole genome shotgun sequence, the genomic stretch TGTGCCTGCTGGATGCCTCACCTGTATGTACTGTGGTTAAATACGGACCACGTGTTGAGAGCACTTTGCCTTTACCCGAGGAGCGTTTGTTTGCAGCAGCAATCACATGACAGACTTCTACTAGAACTGAAACGATGGACTCAGAACATAATGAAGGGTATGTGTGAAACTTCCCATCCTTCAAGAAGCCCCAAATTCAACAATGCTGTTTGAAGACAGGACAATATAAGTGAGAATCAAAATGTTGCAAAGtccatttcactttcactgggaCAGACACAAGcagcaaatttatttttttcactttaaacaaTCCTTACCTAATCtgcagttttctctctctctctttctctgaattAAAATGGTGATTTAACATTTGTTTGTTATCAGGACAAATTCTGACGGTAGTaaacattttgagtttcttttcacAATCAAGATTCAGAGTGCCTTAGGTAACAGGACATTcatattcattttgaaaattccaataattgaaaagtattttttttcctgaatgtctGAGATGAATTACACGTCCTGCAAGACTGACTCAGAATCCAGTGATGCTGCATGTACTTTGCTCATTATTTTGCCAGAGACGGCGTCAGTGCATAAAGGACTAGAGAGACGGCACCAGAACTCAGAACATGGATTGAGTAACTTTCATCTCCTGCAGGTAACCCAGGAAGTGTATTCAGACACAAAATTCTTAACGAGGCTTTCTGTTTTATGAGAGCACATTGGTGGAGTGAGAATTCAatcctttaagagttttcctttgtgattttcATAATCAGCCATGTTAGGATTCCTTCATGATTATTAAGTATGTAAAATTGATCCTATTAAGCAATACACCTTTTGGGTAATTTCATGTTCTAATGATCTGAAATAAATTTACCTTCCAGAAAGTACTCTTAGAAATTAATTTCAAGGTTAATGACTTgacaatattttcatttcagatatttaCAAATCTGACCCTACTTTCAATTTTTATGTTCTCTAAACATGGCATGTTAATCTGCTAAAGTTAATTGATGAGGTAGCATCCATATATTTTGACTGATTGACTTCCAAGAACTCAAGCAAATACTGTACTAAGCAAGCTGTGACTTCAAGTCTTACTTTTCTGTTCACAGATGAGCTTCAGCATCCTATCATATGTTTGTTGGTCATTAGAGGCATTTTTCCTCTAActttttgttgatattttaatttatttcatatttttgtcttttgttagTTAACTCTTACAGATCTTTACTTTTGATAATAACTCTGTGCACATCATCTCACATGTGTATCTTCAGACTTTTTTGTCCAGTGGTGTTTTGTTATACTTTCCTAAgtccttaaaatatttgaaattgtcaGATATATTTATTTGAGATTAACTGATTGGTTAAGAAGTTTCTTCCAACCCTAGAAGGAGGAAAGTCACCTCTTTCATGAAATGGACATTAAATCTtggtttactttaaaaaaatttttttttaatttttttgctttacaatactgtattggttttgctgtacattgacatgaatccaccacaggtatacatgagttcccaaccctgaacccccctcccaccaccctccccatcttgctttacttctttttaaaactttaatcagcttttatttttgtttgagaTATTAGCTATATATACAATTTAAAGTTTCTAGATAGAAAATTAGTTGCAGGACTTCACTtacttaatattcttttcccacatttttttttttaaaattcacctgCTTATCTATTAGTTTGTGGTCAAGGAAGATGATTTAATCAGCCTTCTATTATAATATTGGAAAGTACCCAAACATAATAAACCACAAGGACTGTTTGTTGAATAAGAAACAAATTATTGCAAGATTTTAGGAAGTCACTTTTGCTAATTGTATTTATAGATAATGCTGTCCTGGACTTTGGAATAAGACATACAGAAGAACCTATGGAACAAAGGGAAAATGTAACTGAGTTTGTCCTCTTGGGGCTCACTCAGAGTGTCCAGGGGCAGAGAATTTTATTTGTCGTGTTCTTGCTCATCTACACGGTGACCATGGTGGGCAACCTACTCATTGTCCTGACGGTGGTACTCAGCCCAACACTGGATGCCCCTATGTACTTCTTTCTTGGCTACTTGTCATTTATGGATGCTTTTTATTCTACTTCAGTCACCCCGAATACAATTATAGACTTACTGTATGAGAAGAAAACCATTTCATTTCAAGCTTGCATGACCCAGCTGTTTACAGAGCATCTGTTTGGTGGTGCTGAGGTTTTTCTCCTGGTTGTCATGACCTATGACCGCTACCTGGCCATCTGCAGACCCTTGCATTATTTGACAATCATGAATCAGAGAGTGTGTGTTCTGATGCTGCTATTGGCTTGGGTTGGTGGGTTTTTACATGCTCtacttcatataatttttttttacaacctTCCATTCTGTGGCCCTAATGTCATTGACCACTTTGGGTGTGACACGTATCCTTTGTTAAAGCTGGCCTGCACTGACACCCACATTACTGCCATCACAGTAGTTGCCAACGATGGGGCCATCTGTGTGACCATCTTCACACTCTTACTCATCTCCTGTGGGGTCATCCTGCGCTCCTTGAAGAATCTCAGTCGGGAAGGGAAGCATAAAGCCTTGTCCACCTGTGGCTCCCACATCACTGTGGTGGTCCTCTTCTTTGTGCCCTGTATTTTTACGTATGTGAGACCGCCTGTTACCTTACCCATTGATAAATACTTTGCTGTGTTTTACACCATTGTCACCCCTATGCTGAACCCTCTAATCTATACTCTGAGAAATGGAGAGATGCAAAATGCCATGAAAAAGCTCTGGATCAGGAAAAAACAATGAAGCAGCTGCAAAATATATTACTTATTTTCAACAAACAATTGCTCTTTCAATGAGCAAGGAAagtcatgttttgttttgttttgtttttttactgtaATAAATGTCTCCTCAGTTTAAATAACTTGGGTATGATGGAAAAGGTTCATCATTTGAATACTTccagtctacttctgctttattgactatgccaaagtgtttgactgtgtggatcacaataaactgtggaaaattctgaaagagatgagaatacaagaccacctgacctgcttcttgagaaacacgtatgcaggtcaggaagcaacagttagaactggacatggaacaacagactggttccaaataggaaaaggagtacattaaggctgtatattgtcaccttgcttatttaacttaaatgcagagtacatcatgagaaacactgggatggaagaagcacaagctggaatcaagattgccaggagaaatatcaataacctcagatatgcagatgacaccacccttatggcagaaagtgaagaagaattgaagagcctcttgatgaaagtgaaagaggagagtgaaaaagttggcttaaagctcaacattcagaaaactaagatcatggcatctggtcccatcacttcatgacaaatagatggggaaatagtggaaacagtggctgacattattttggggggctccaaaatgactgcagatggtgactgcagccatgaaattaaaagacgcttacttcttagagggaaagttatgaccaacctagacagcatattcaaaagcagaggtattactttgccaacaaagatctatctagtcaaggctatggtttttccagcggtcatgtatggatgtgagagttggactataaagaaagctgagggctgaaaaattgatgcttttgaagtgtggtgttggagtagactcttgagagtcccttggactgcaaggagatccaaccagtccatcctaaaggagatcagtcctgggtgttcattggaaggactgatgttgaagctgaaactccaatcctttcgccacctgaggcgaagagctgactcatttgaaaagactctgatgctgggaaagattgagggcaggaggaaaaggggatgacagaggatgagatggctggatggcatcaccaactcgatggacatgggtttgggtatactccaggtttggtgatggacagggaggcctggcgctctgtggttcatggagtcgcaaagagtcggacacaactgagcgactgaactgaactgaatgatcaaaATAAGcttataaaattttcatattttcctaatGCAAAGTATATATTTagtttgaaatacatttttatgatTTCCACAATTTGGAGGAAAATATATATGGTTTGGTGGTATAAAATATCTCTACTGAAGCGATAGATTTGTGTTTTATATGATGAGTTATGCTGCAGCTAATactgcaaatttttttttaattaaggaaagGTTTTCTCATGTTTTTCTCTTCAGAAATATATTATTCTTCAGAATAGAGCTCATTATAGATTtcaggaaaaataatataaaaaatatgttaaaaacttGGTTTATTCCTCTATACACAAAGACATTCCATATTAATATTTGAAGTAGatttcttatttctctctctgtgagattctttatatacattattttatttctattgtttagCACGTTAATGTTGAAGAAGAACATTTCAGTCATAATATTATTGAGGAGGTTATGTTtgtaaaaataatctgaaagacTAAAGttttatacagaaaaataaacaaaccttaCTCAATATTCCAACTGGGTAATCATGTCATTGCCTCATTTTTGTCAGCTTTGTTTGAGTTATGCTTTCATAAAGGTGGCTCATTCCACTTTCCAGATACTTTAGAATACCTGGTGAAACCCTGGATACATTTTCAGTATCCTGGTCACCTTTTTTGCTTACATAACCTTCTGCAGAGACCCAGGCACATGGGTCTCTCTTATATGTAAATTTAGCACAATCCATCATCCCTGCACTTTAAATATTCAGTTTGGAACTTGACACTAACTATTTGGGGTTATATCATTGTTAAGAAAGATTCTGACAATATATACCATTATTATCTCTCATTAATATAATAGAGATTTCTAGGTATTACTATAATAGAGATTGCTGATATTAATATAATAGAGATTGCCAGGATATATTGTTTCATTTGACAGAAACAGCGTTCATAAAATCCTCCTCTGAATCAGGCTTGAAACAAAATACTATCTGCCTCTAACACGGTCAGCGCATGTGGTCAAAGAAGATTATCATTTTGCCTCTCTTGTTTACTCTGGTTCATGAGGCGCTAAGGCTATGGGGTGATGAGTGCTTTTTACTAGTAAATCACACGGTGTGAGAAGTCTCATATCCTGATTTTAATCCCTATTACCTGAAAATTTCTCATATTATCtcagtgaaagtgctagtcactcagtcgtgtccaactctttgcgaccctgtggactggggtCCATGTGTAGCTCAtgaggttactctgtccatggaactctccaggcaagaatattggagtgggttgccatttccttcttcaggggaacttcctgacccagggaccaaacccgtgtctcctgaattacacacagattctttaccatctgagccatcagggaagccctttattatcTCAAAGTCTTCTCAAATAAAATACTAATCACCAAATAATAACAAGCATTTGGGTTTATCAGAACTTATGtaatttatttctccactttGGGATGTTGCTACAGGCTGAAAGTTTACTTTCCTCTTCAAAATCATAAGTTAAACCCTTTCTAGTGTGATGGTATTGGGAAGGGGGCCCTTTgggtaatgctgctgctgctgctgctaagtcgcttcagttgtccgactctgtgcaaccccatacacgtgggcccactgtctctgggattctccaggcaagaacactggagtgggttgccatttccttctccaatgcatgaaagtgaaaagcgaaagtgaaaagcaaaagtgaagtcgctcagtcgtgcccaactcttagcgaccccatggactgcagcccaccaggctcctccgtccatgagtaGGTCATAAAAGTTTCACCCTGATGAGTGGAATTGATGCCCTTATAAAGAAACATCAGAGAGTTCCCTTAACTCTTTGGCGTGGGAggacacaggaaaaagaaaaaaaaattctgtatgtgAACTAGGGACAGGACCTCACCAGATATGGAATCTGTCAGCGCCTTAGCCTTGGACTTCCTAGCCTCCAAaccactgaaaaataaatacatattgctTAATCTTCTAGTCTATGCtagtgctgagtcgcttcagtcgtgtccgactctgtgcgaccccatggactgcagcccaccagactccgccttccctgggattctccaggcaagaacactggagtgggtggccatttccttctccaatgcatgaaagtgaaaagtgaaagtgaagtcgctcagttgtgtccaattcctagcgaccccatggactgcagcccaccaggctcctctgtccatgggatttgccaggcaagagcactggagtggggtgccattgatgtTCCATAAAAGCAGGCCATATGCAAAGTATACCAAGACATATGTttagttaattttaaaacttgtgtAGTTATTTCAagtaataagataaaaatatttgctaactCTCTATGTTCCTTCGTCTATGAGCTTCCTGAAGTCAGGGACATTGTTCTgtctttgtattttctattttttgcacAGTGTATGGGACATAGAATCTACGCTATAGTTTTGTCAATTATCAGAATTATTGATCTATTGGAGTGAGAATATCTACTGAAAGGTTATGATGAACTCCTTTTACATTAAATATACTCACAAATATTACTATTCTTTGACATCTCTTGCAAACATTTATTCTATTGTTTATGTTAAATTTAAGTGTTTTATAGATAagtcttattttcatatttttcctttttatttcttctatcacATTACTTTTGAAAAGTTTCATTTCCTAGCAATTATTTTAACGTTTtaacctctttttttaaaaaagaaacttggaTGGACCGAGAGAGTATCatagcaaagtaagtcagaaaaagaaagacaaatagcatacaatatcattcatatgtggaatctaaactgtaACACAAACAAAATTTTCTACAGGATAGAAAGGGACTAAAGACACAGAAAACTGAGTTGTGGTTGCTAAGGGATTATTTGGGGAGAGGGGTGGATTGAGAAGTTAGGATTAGCAGATGGTGGTTATTATGTATGCATTGTATaggcaacaaggtcctactgtatagcacagggaacaatattcaatgTTCTGTGATAAAGCAATAAAACacgactctgtgggagagggaaagggtgggatgatttgggagaatggcattgtaacatgtgtaatatcatatatgaaacaaatcaccggTCCAGAtctgatgcatgatactggatgcttggggctggtgcactgggatgacccagagggatggtatgggaagggaggaggaagaggggttcaggatggggaacacgtgtatacctgtggtggattcatgttgatgtatggcaaaaccaatatagtattgtaattaacctctaatgaaataaatttaaattaaaaaagatatatgaaaaagagtgtttgtgtatatatatatatatatatatgtatagctaagtcactttgctgtgtagcaaAAACTaaagcattgtaaatcaattacccttcaataaaagaaataaaaattcaatcaTTCATTAACAATCTAGAATTTACTTTTACTTGTGATAGGGAAATATTTAAGCTTATTTTCCCCCAACAAGTAAAATAATCTATCAACATAATCATTAATTTCAATTAACGacaattttctttttactatgtGAGGTATTACATCTCTAGAAGGCTGAATTCTGGGGAACTTGCTCTTTCTCATCACTCTCCTCCTTTgctaccttctcctcctgctctaaACATCAGGCTCATTTTGAAAAGTTTGCAAAGttctcataaaatatatttagctTGTCATGACACTATATGtttattttgatgaaaattacatgttttaataaatattatattttctcaTCCAGAAAAAGACACATATCATAAAGTATTCAATGATGTCTCAACAAAAATTTGTAAGTGTCTCCATAGAGTGTATACAAATCTTGTCTTTTCGTTTTCTTATAGAAAAGGATGACTCTCTTATTTGCATTTGATTTACTGACACATTTTCAATGAACAGCTCAGAGAAGAGTCAGTGTCTTTTTCTGGTGTGAATTATAGCTTATTTCTAAAGGTCACAggcatatcagtcagttcaggtgagtcgctcagtcatgtccgactcttgtaacCCCCATGGATTGgagcaggccaggctcccctgtccatcaacaactcccggagtttactcagactcatgtccattgagtcggtgatgccatcgaaccatctcaccctctgttgtccccttctcctcctgacttcaatctttcccagcatcagggtcttttctgatgagtcagtttttcacatcaggtggccaaagtattggagtttcatcttgagcatcagtccttccaatgaatattcaggtctgaagtccttgaggattgactggtttgatctccttgcagtccaagggactctcaagagtcttctccaacaccacagttcaaaagcatcaattctttggcactcggttttctttagagtccaaccctacatccatacataaccactggaaaaaccgtagcttagactagacagacctttgctgtctctgtaatgtaatgtctctgctttttaatatgctgtctaggttggtcatagcttttcttccaaggagcaagtgtcttttaatttcatggctgcaatcaccatctgcagtgattttgaagttccccaaaataaagtccgtcacggtttcccttgtttccccatctatttgccataaagtgatggaaccagatgccatgatcttagttttctgaatgttgagctttatgccaactttttcactcttgtctttcatcaagaagttctttagttctttgcattctgccataagtgtggtgtcatttgagtatctgaggttattgatatttctcccagcaatcttgattccagcctgtgcttcacccagcccagcatttcacatgatgtactctgcacataagttaaataagcagggtgacaatatacagccttgacacactccttttcttatttggaaccagtctgttccatgtctggttctaactattgcttcttgacctgcaaacatatttctcaggaggcagataaggtggtatggtattcccatctcttgaagtattttccagtttgttgtggtccacacagtcaaatactttggcatagtcaataagacagacgtagatgtttctctggagctCTTTTTTGATAGTCCAGTGGAtcttggctatttgatctctggttcctctctcttttctaaatccagcttgaacatctggaagtttgtagttcacatactgttaaagcctggcttggagaattttgagaattactttgctagtgtgtgggatgagtgtaattgtgtggtagtttgaacattatttggcattgcctttctttgggattatccAAACATTCCTAGGCCTATATCCAACAGTACACATGTAGGTATCCCACCACACTCTCAGATCTGTATCCAATCTCATGTGAATCTCTATGGCAAGTTGTAACTACATATTCAATGTTATTTAGGTATCTATTCAATTGAACACACACAGGTCTATATCTGACAATATATAGTTAGTAAGTGAACTAGTGAATATGCTTATAATTGTTACAGATTTTGTCTAGAATGGTGTTGATTTTGATCTGTGATTTCCAGATATTGGGAGATCCTTCCTCTATATGTTGTTGGTTATTTGCAAAAATTTGGTAATGTATGCCTCTGTGAGTAGACTTGAgatgttttccttttccctctgcctGTTTGCTTTAAAAGTTGGAGACTCTGGGCTACTGTTAATCAGCCCTAGTCCAATAATAGCACACAGAGTGGTCTGTCA encodes the following:
- the LOC138420394 gene encoding olfactory receptor 4A47-like → MEQRENVTEFVLLGLTQSVQGQRILFVVFLLIYTVTMVGNLLIVLTVVLSPTLDAPMYFFLGYLSFMDAFYSTSVTPNTIIDLLYEKKTISFQACMTQLFTEHLFGGAEVFLLVVMTYDRYLAICRPLHYLTIMNQRVCVLMLLLAWVGGFLHALLHIIFFYNLPFCGPNVIDHFGCDTYPLLKLACTDTHITAITVVANDGAICVTIFTLLLISCGVILRSLKNLSREGKHKALSTCGSHITVVVLFFVPCIFTYVRPPVTLPIDKYFAVFYTIVTPMLNPLIYTLRNGEMQNAMKKLWIRKKQ